The sequence TCTTCGAAAAATCTGCTTCTATGTGTTCTTGCAAAGTCGTACTTAAAGTCAATCCAACGTAATCGGCCTTAACCGGAAAACGTGTATGACTCCTGTCTACAAGAATTACAGTATTCAGCTTCTTTACCGGCTTATCGAGAAATAATTTTACAGCGTACATAAGTGTCTTCCCACTGTTCAACACATCGTCTACAAGAACAATTGTTTTATTTACAAATTCCTTTTCGGTGAAATCTACTTCCGGTTCACCTTCCCAGGGTTTGTCTTTGTTAACTTTTATTTTTCCAAGCGTTATTTTAAGTGGAGAAATCTCTTTTAATTTTTCACTGATCTGTTGAGCTACCTTATAGCCGTTACCATCAATACCTACCACCAAAATCTCTTTCTCGGTAAAGTTATTTTCATATACCTCAAAAGCCAATCGGTTAAGTTTTTGTTTTATCTGTAAGGTGTCTAGTATTTTTACTTTTTCACTCATGTTGTTTTCTGATAAAAGATCTTGCAAAGCGCCCGCAGATCAACTCTAAAATTAAATCACTTTGAGTAAAAATAATCAAAAGCTGTGATAAACAATCAACAATTAAAGGTTAATTCTTTAAAAAGGATATGACTGCTTTATTAAGTTTTTTTGCGCACCTAAAATGAGTGTCGTGTTTTGCTTTTTTGTAAATGATTAACCTGGTTGTGCCCGGATAAGAAGCGTGTAATTTTTCTCCTACGTAAACAGGCACCACACCGTCTTTTTTGCCCCAAATCAATAGAGTAGGGGTCTTGTCTAAATTGTAGTTGTAGTTTTGATAAGCACTTTGATGACTGCTTAAATAACTTAATTGTAATTGGCGCGATTTTAAGGTCGGACTAAAATAGTGTGCAATCAGTTTCCTCTTTAATTTACGCGTGGCCGGATATTTTTTTGATAGAACAGCTTTTTGCATAGCGCTGAAATCGGATAGAGTTTGCGGAACAATAATACTGGTCATGCTTTCAACGCCCGCTATCTTTGCCAAACTGTCAGCCATTTCAATAGAGAAAAATTTTACGGGCCCATCAATAATAACAAGTTTATTTACTTCGCCTGGATAAATCTCATTGTACATGGCTGTAGTCAGTCCTCCATAACTAAAGCCCATCACCGATATCTTTTCCTTGGAAATTATTTTTCTTATAGCCTCATGAATTTGTTCTACCTGGAATTCGACAGAATAATTAGTTTCTTTTGCCCTACTTTTTCCAAAATATACCAGGTCTGGCATAAGTAAATTATAATAGCGTGATAAGTAAGCTACCTGCTTGAACCAATTAGTTTTTGCGTCCACACCCATACCATGAAGCAGGAGTAGATAGGGTTTTTTAGGGTCGTTAGAATAATTAATGTGAATAAAAGCCTGTTGTGTTTCAATGATAGTATCGTGATGCAGATACTTCTGAATTTTTTTGGTAACCGCTCTTTCCTGAAGCTTAAAGATTCGCGGAGTATTATTTTGCGCACTTAAAACTATACCTGTAATGAAACAAAAGTATAAGAAATAAGTGCGCATAACCTTAGTATTTTTTAATCAGTTGAGCTAATGTTTGTTTCACTTTATCATTTGGCTCACACAAAGGAAGACGAACGTAAGGATCACATTTTTTCAATAAACTCAAAGCGTATTTTATTCCACCCGGATTTCCATCTGCAAATAATTGATCCGTAATATCAACTAAGCCGTAGTGTAATTTTTGCGCTTCTGTAAATTTTTGCTGTAAAGATAAACGAACCATCTCGCTGTAGTCTTTCGGGAAAGCATTGGCAACTACAGAAATTACACCATCTCCACCTGCTGCAATAATTGGTAAAGTCAGGTTATCGTCACCGCTGATCACCATAAAGTCTTTCGGTTTATTTTTGATGATCTTCATAATCTGCTCCATATTGCCGCTGGCTTCTTTGGTTGCAATAATATTTTTAAAATCTTTTGCGATTCTAACCTGCGTTTCCCAGGTCACATTGCTTCCGGTACGTCCGGGTACGTTATACAAAATAATATCTTTTTTAGTAGCCTTTGAAAGTGCTTTATAATGTTGGTAGTACCCTTCCTGGTTGGGTTTGTTGTAATAGGGCGCCACAGATAAAATGGCTTCAAATGATTTTAAATCCGTTTTATCAAAATTATCAAGAACATCCTGCGTATTGTTTCCGCCAATGCCCAATACCAAAGGTAATTTGTTACTATTCGCTTTTATAACCGTTTCTATAACGAGCTTCTTTTCATCCTTGCTGAGCGTCACGCTTTCTCCGGTTGTACCCAGCACTACGATATATTCTACTTTACCTGCATGTAAATGTTTTACAACAGAAGTTAATCCTTTTGTATCTACATTACCTTTTTTGTCAAACGGAGTCACTATCGCTACTCCCGTTCCTCTTAAATTTTTATTGCTCATTGATATTATAAATCTGTTTATTCCTTTGTGAAAATTGGTGTAATTAGTGTCTTATTTCAGGTTGAAAAACTCCGTAGCCTGCATCGCTATCTCATTTCCGTAAGCCAGACTTGCAGTAGCCGCCGGACTAGGACTGTTGATCACATGCATGGCATTTCCATTTTTTTCAATTTTAAAGTCGTCCAGCATTTCTCCCTCAGGTCCTAAGGCCATAGCTCTTATTCCGCAACGGGCAGGAACGATGTCATCCATTTGTAGATCCGGAATTAATTTACGTAAACGGTTTAAGAAATAAGTTTTACTAAATGCTCCGCGGTATTCATCC is a genomic window of Sphingobacteriaceae bacterium containing:
- a CDS encoding phosphoribosyltransferase; the protein is MSEKVKILDTLQIKQKLNRLAFEVYENNFTEKEILVVGIDGNGYKVAQQISEKLKEISPLKITLGKIKVNKDKPWEGEPEVDFTEKEFVNKTIVLVDDVLNSGKTLMYAVKLFLDKPVKKLNTVILVDRSHTRFPVKADYVGLTLSTTLQEHIEADFSKKNKEAVYLI
- a CDS encoding 4-hydroxy-tetrahydrodipicolinate synthase, yielding MSNKNLRGTGVAIVTPFDKKGNVDTKGLTSVVKHLHAGKVEYIVVLGTTGESVTLSKDEKKLVIETVIKANSNKLPLVLGIGGNNTQDVLDNFDKTDLKSFEAILSVAPYYNKPNQEGYYQHYKALSKATKKDIILYNVPGRTGSNVTWETQVRIAKDFKNIIATKEASGNMEQIMKIIKNKPKDFMVISGDDNLTLPIIAAGGDGVISVVANAFPKDYSEMVRLSLQQKFTEAQKLHYGLVDITDQLFADGNPGGIKYALSLLKKCDPYVRLPLCEPNDKVKQTLAQLIKKY